In Patescibacteria group bacterium, a single window of DNA contains:
- a CDS encoding RNA-directed DNA polymerase: protein MPIGNVTSQIFANIYLNELDQFIKHKLKIKDYFRYADDFVIVHPQKEFLQTTLTRIQEFLQEELLLELHPGKVSIQKFIQGVDFLGYVVLPRYIVLRTKTKKRMLKKISLRKQKLEQGLIAKESFNQSLQSYFGILKHCQGREIGQKILEIAKYSQKNSFKKSVTVLLD from the coding sequence TTGCCTATCGGTAATGTCACCTCGCAAATTTTCGCCAACATATATTTAAACGAATTAGACCAGTTCATTAAACACAAGTTGAAAATCAAGGACTATTTTCGCTACGCCGATGACTTTGTTATCGTTCATCCCCAAAAAGAATTTTTACAGACCACCTTAACACGAATCCAAGAATTTTTACAAGAGGAATTATTACTAGAACTTCATCCCGGGAAAGTTTCGATTCAAAAATTTATACAAGGCGTGGACTTTTTGGGCTATGTTGTTTTACCGCGATATATTGTTTTAAGAACCAAAACTAAAAAACGGATGCTAAAGAAGATCAGTTTGAGGAAACAAAAATTGGAACAAGGTCTGATAGCAAAAGAATCGTTTAATCAGTCGTTGCAATCGTACTTTGGGATACTAAAGCATTGTCAGGGACGTGAAATAGGGCAAAAAATTCTGGAAATAGCTAAATATTCCCAAAAAAACTCCTTCAAAAAATCAGTTACGGTGTTACTAGACTGA
- a CDS encoding ABC transporter ATP-binding protein — translation MKDNTKKTISIYWHNLMQYKGYVFVMLFSVLGASIINVIIPLFFKDFFDILSSGQEQSAIIDGLIKVLILIGIWSLVQWGFWRIATFTASYFYSKVMMNMTNYCFAYLHKHSFSFFNNNFVGSLTKKVKWFVNAFEDILDRITWSFLPLVVNIVVIIFVLYRRSWALAAGMGVWIVLFIIVNGFFTKYKLKYDIQRSAAETESTAILADTITNHNNVKLFNGYQREIDNYSGVNEKLRKLRRWTWDFDNFFDAVQGLLMTVLEVGIFYLAIRLWQKGVLTVGDFVLIQSYVLNIFQRVWDFGRIIRGLYTRLADAEEMTIVLQTPHEVRDYRYAKDLKVRQGKIEFKKVDFCYQKTRKVLAQLSLIIKPHERLALIGPSGAGKTTVVKLLLRMHDLTGGKILIDGQDISKVKQESLWRAISLVPQDPILFHRSLRDNIAYGKPDATDQEVVEAAKAAHCHEFITSFPEGYDTFVGERGVKLSGGERQRVAIARAILRNAPILVLDEATSSLDSESEILIQDALDKLMKNKTVIVIAHRLSTIRKVDRIVVIDEKGIVEEGSHEQLSKKPDGLYHKLWQLQAGGFIE, via the coding sequence ATGAAGGATAATACTAAAAAAACAATATCGATTTATTGGCATAACCTTATGCAGTACAAAGGTTATGTTTTTGTTATGCTTTTTTCAGTGCTGGGTGCGTCTATAATAAACGTGATTATCCCACTTTTTTTCAAAGATTTTTTTGATATTTTATCCAGTGGGCAAGAGCAGTCGGCGATAATCGATGGACTGATAAAGGTTTTAATACTGATTGGTATTTGGAGTTTAGTTCAATGGGGATTCTGGCGCATTGCTACTTTTACCGCCAGTTACTTTTATTCGAAGGTGATGATGAACATGACCAACTACTGTTTCGCTTATTTGCATAAACATTCCTTTTCTTTTTTTAACAACAATTTTGTTGGTTCTTTAACTAAAAAAGTAAAATGGTTTGTTAACGCTTTTGAAGATATTCTTGACCGTATCACTTGGAGCTTTCTGCCGTTGGTAGTAAATATCGTGGTTATTATATTCGTTTTGTACCGTCGTAGCTGGGCGCTCGCCGCCGGCATGGGTGTTTGGATAGTTTTGTTTATAATAGTTAATGGTTTTTTTACCAAATATAAACTCAAATACGATATCCAGCGTAGCGCTGCCGAGACCGAATCAACGGCAATATTAGCTGATACTATCACTAATCATAACAACGTTAAGCTTTTTAACGGTTATCAGCGAGAGATAGATAATTATAGCGGGGTTAATGAAAAATTAAGAAAATTGCGTCGTTGGACCTGGGATTTCGATAATTTTTTTGACGCGGTTCAAGGTTTGCTGATGACTGTTTTGGAAGTAGGAATATTTTATCTGGCAATTCGGCTATGGCAAAAGGGAGTTTTGACAGTAGGTGATTTTGTCTTGATTCAATCTTACGTTCTCAATATTTTTCAGCGCGTTTGGGATTTTGGTCGAATAATCCGCGGTCTATATACGCGCCTTGCTGACGCTGAAGAAATGACAATAGTATTACAAACTCCGCACGAGGTGAGAGATTACCGCTACGCTAAGGACCTGAAAGTTCGTCAAGGTAAAATAGAATTTAAAAAAGTTGATTTTTGTTATCAAAAAACCAGAAAGGTTTTAGCTCAACTGAGCTTGATAATAAAACCGCACGAAAGGCTGGCTTTGATTGGTCCTTCGGGCGCCGGTAAAACCACGGTGGTCAAATTGTTGTTACGAATGCATGATTTGACCGGCGGAAAAATTTTGATTGATGGTCAGGATATTTCCAAGGTAAAACAAGAAAGCTTGTGGCGGGCAATCAGTTTGGTGCCGCAGGATCCAATACTTTTTCACCGGTCGCTGAGAGATAATATCGCTTACGGTAAACCAGACGCGACCGATCAGGAGGTGGTAGAAGCGGCAAAAGCAGCTCACTGTCATGAGTTTATTACTTCTTTTCCTGAAGGCTATGATACTTTCGTCGGTGAGCGAGGAGTGAAGCTGTCCGGCGGTGAACGTCAGCGTGTAGCGATTGCTCGGGCAATACTGCGCAATGCGCCGATACTCGTTTTAGACGAAGCAACGTCAAGTCTGGACAGCGAATCGGAAATACTGATTCAAGACGCTTTGGACAAATTAATGAAAAATAAAACCGTAATCGTAATCGCGCATCGACTTTCGACGATACGAAAAGTTGATCGGATAGTGGTGATTGATGAAAAGGGAATAGTAGAAGAGGGTAGTCACGAACAACTGAGTAAAAAGCCAGATGGTCTGTATCACAAGTTATGGCAGCTGCAGGCCGGTGGGTTTATTGAATAA
- the recO gene encoding DNA repair protein RecO produces MEYYTAAIVLSKSDVKEYDRFFSLYTKNLGKISVLARGVRRLQSKMAGHLEPFGVVVAKIVLGNKSARLSNIETIERYQNIIKDLDSLRLAKKCLTVINNLVKEGSCDLGIFELLSSILSNLDDRDRLVWEKEFLFSVFILKLLVHLGYRPELCNCVICKNRVMPEDNIFDFLRGGLVCGDCKKAVGLGGSGQFAVSSNEIKVLRLMLEKDLEFFSKNKINKKLADFTGNLVKGFARVVGEVDFL; encoded by the coding sequence ATGGAATACTACACGGCAGCCATTGTTTTATCTAAAAGCGACGTTAAGGAATACGACCGCTTTTTTTCGCTTTATACCAAAAATCTTGGCAAGATATCGGTGCTTGCCCGGGGCGTACGACGACTGCAGAGTAAAATGGCTGGACATCTTGAGCCATTCGGCGTGGTGGTGGCTAAGATCGTTTTGGGTAATAAATCAGCGCGGTTATCTAATATCGAAACCATTGAAAGATATCAAAATATTATCAAAGATTTGGATTCTTTGCGCTTGGCTAAAAAATGTTTGACTGTTATCAATAATTTGGTGAAAGAAGGCAGCTGCGATCTTGGTATTTTTGAGTTGCTTTCTTCCATATTATCGAACCTGGATGACAGGGATCGGTTAGTTTGGGAAAAAGAATTTTTATTTAGTGTTTTTATTTTGAAACTTTTAGTTCATCTGGGTTATCGGCCAGAGTTGTGTAACTGTGTTATATGTAAAAATCGTGTTATGCCCGAGGACAATATTTTTGATTTTTTACGCGGCGGGTTAGTTTGCGGTGATTGCAAAAAAGCTGTCGGTCTTGGCGGTAGCGGTCAGTTTGCGGTGAGCAGTAATGAAATAAAGGTGTTGCGGTTGATGCTGGAAAAAGATTTAGAATTTTTTTCAAAAAATAAAATTAATAAAAAATTAGCCGATTTTACCGGTAATTTGGTTAAAGGTTTTGCTCGAGTCGTGGGTGAGGTTGACTTTTTATGA
- a CDS encoding NUDIX domain-containing protein yields the protein MQGIVKINRQDVEISYSVAVNFTEATMAINSRIFKNWKNSLSRKFKISHIFIQAVDFRGEATAKNVLFIRMKVTCANLLYPAVVELRGNTVVMLPIIDVDGEIFTVLVRQPRIATGKIALPELPAGMIDNGTFSGAAARELYEELGLVVGQKELIDMTENLPASANGIYFSPGMLDEKAKFYMIKLVMTRKKMQELQNKITGVANEGEKITLQILQLRLLSSVIQDGKSFIALALYHQLGYK from the coding sequence ATGCAAGGCATCGTAAAAATCAACCGCCAAGATGTAGAAATATCTTATTCTGTCGCCGTGAACTTTACGGAAGCCACAATGGCAATTAATTCCAGAATCTTCAAAAACTGGAAAAATAGCCTGAGCCGGAAATTCAAAATTTCCCACATCTTTATCCAAGCTGTTGATTTTCGCGGAGAAGCGACCGCGAAAAACGTCTTGTTTATTCGGATGAAGGTTACCTGTGCCAACCTGCTCTATCCGGCGGTCGTTGAACTGCGTGGCAACACCGTTGTCATGCTGCCGATTATTGATGTGGACGGCGAAATTTTTACTGTCTTGGTTCGCCAACCGCGTATCGCTACCGGCAAAATCGCATTGCCTGAGCTACCCGCTGGCATGATCGACAACGGTACTTTTTCCGGCGCGGCAGCTCGTGAATTATACGAGGAACTTGGTTTGGTTGTCGGACAAAAAGAATTAATCGACATGACCGAGAATCTTCCGGCGAGCGCCAACGGGATTTATTTCAGCCCTGGTATGCTCGACGAAAAAGCAAAATTTTACATGATCAAACTGGTCATGACCCGAAAAAAAATGCAAGAACTGCAAAACAAAATCACCGGTGTTGCAAATGAAGGAGAAAAAATCACCCTTCAGATATTGCAACTGAGACTCTTATCTTCCGTCATTCAAGACGGAAAATCCTTCATTGCCTTGGCGTTGTATCACCAGCTAGGTTACAAATAA
- the prs gene encoding ribose-phosphate diphosphokinase, which produces MLYLPHPAMVLTTTGSDVLAQAIAEELKRRLPTDLQADPIFVSPQVVRFSNDNIQVQVPNVRGHVAVIVHTQVPPVNDHLVELFELIAAARDARAYDIMVVFPYMPYARSDRKNKPRISTMGVVLPQLIENLGVKRVLLLDPHDTHIKHYFRPGADEISAVYLLIDYLQNNFFTTTPREECTLVFSDEGSSKRFGHVSGMLKIPTAHIDKTRLDDTERPKAEMMIGDVRGRTAIIIDDEILTGRTVEEDVAIIKAAGAAKVIMIAIHAPMDDIKTSATEVINRLERSAVDQFIVTDSIPIAHKLELSSKIKVLSVAGLLAEAINREVTDQSLTELHQLENAGLYR; this is translated from the coding sequence ATGCTTTATCTACCTCACCCAGCAATGGTTTTGACCACAACCGGTTCGGACGTTTTGGCACAAGCCATTGCCGAAGAACTTAAACGACGACTGCCAACTGATTTACAGGCTGATCCTATTTTTGTTTCACCACAAGTGGTTCGGTTCTCTAATGACAATATTCAAGTGCAAGTGCCGAACGTTCGTGGTCATGTGGCAGTGATCGTACATACTCAAGTGCCGCCGGTTAATGATCATTTGGTGGAATTGTTTGAATTGATTGCCGCAGCGCGTGACGCTCGCGCTTACGACATCATGGTGGTTTTTCCGTACATGCCGTATGCTCGGTCGGATCGCAAAAATAAACCGCGAATTTCGACTATGGGTGTGGTTTTGCCGCAGCTCATCGAAAACTTGGGAGTCAAGCGCGTTTTATTGCTTGATCCTCACGATACGCATATCAAGCACTATTTTCGACCGGGCGCAGATGAAATATCGGCGGTTTATCTGCTGATAGATTATTTGCAAAATAATTTTTTCACCACCACGCCCAGGGAAGAATGCACGTTGGTTTTTTCCGACGAAGGTTCGTCGAAACGTTTTGGTCATGTGTCGGGAATGTTGAAAATTCCCACCGCTCACATCGATAAAACTCGTTTGGATGATACCGAGCGACCTAAGGCTGAAATGATGATTGGTGACGTGCGCGGTCGGACGGCCATTATCATCGATGACGAAATTTTGACCGGTCGGACGGTCGAAGAAGACGTGGCGATTATTAAAGCAGCCGGTGCTGCCAAGGTGATCATGATTGCTATTCACGCACCGATGGATGATATCAAGACTTCAGCGACGGAAGTGATTAATCGTCTGGAGCGTTCGGCAGTGGATCAGTTTATTGTTACTGATTCGATTCCGATAGCCCATAAACTTGAACTAAGTAGTAAAATCAAAGTGCTGTCGGTCGCCGGTCTGCTCGCTGAAGCGATTAACCGTGAGGTGACCGATCAGTCACTGACCGAACTACATCAACTGGAAAACGCCGGTCTTTATCGTTAA
- a CDS encoding ADP-ribosylglycohydrolase family protein, protein MVNRSREDFLLSRVYAALVGLWIGDGMGMPVEMMTPEQIKETVGRVTGFITPVQRHIGGTAFLPAGHWTDDWQLARAILRSLVESGGYNINDIVGQHLLALKESTIGWGKATKNELLNIQRFFETGGTEGRNPATSPQLIAGQGTGNGVAMKIAALALYQVLKQGGFYRLPLVTQVKEVGLLTHADPRASVAAFAVAAVIGMVMEKPFELFWPAKKFQQQRFLRRLIALTEWAEQDGGLKSVNYTDQFFSEALGYLASNNGLLLEGSEYLRKIGTNCFALNSVPFAIGVFLRHPTDFRAGVLEAINAGGDTDTTAAMVGAMIGANVGLEGIPLEWRHFLMEHYSDDYGELLSLGSALFMQATGKVE, encoded by the coding sequence ATGGTGAACAGAAGTAGGGAAGATTTTTTGCTTAGCCGTGTTTACGCGGCGCTCGTTGGTCTATGGATCGGCGATGGCATGGGTATGCCGGTGGAAATGATGACACCGGAGCAGATCAAAGAGACAGTCGGTCGAGTCACTGGGTTTATTACGCCGGTGCAAAGGCATATCGGAGGCACGGCCTTCCTTCCGGCAGGTCACTGGACCGATGACTGGCAGTTGGCGCGCGCTATTTTGCGGTCGCTAGTTGAATCTGGCGGCTACAACATCAATGATATCGTCGGGCAGCATTTGCTCGCCCTGAAAGAATCGACCATAGGATGGGGCAAGGCGACCAAAAACGAGCTTCTGAATATCCAGCGGTTTTTCGAAACCGGTGGGACCGAAGGTCGTAATCCAGCCACTTCGCCGCAGTTGATCGCCGGCCAGGGTACTGGCAATGGCGTGGCGATGAAAATCGCTGCGCTCGCGCTGTACCAAGTGTTGAAACAAGGCGGCTTTTATCGGCTGCCGCTCGTTACCCAAGTGAAAGAAGTGGGTCTACTGACTCACGCTGATCCTCGGGCGAGCGTTGCGGCGTTTGCTGTCGCCGCGGTGATTGGCATGGTTATGGAAAAGCCTTTTGAGCTTTTTTGGCCTGCCAAAAAATTTCAGCAGCAAAGGTTTTTGCGGCGGCTGATCGCTCTGACCGAATGGGCCGAGCAAGACGGTGGTTTGAAAAGCGTCAATTACACTGACCAGTTTTTTTCCGAAGCACTTGGTTATCTGGCTAGCAACAATGGATTACTCCTCGAAGGGTCGGAATATTTGCGCAAAATCGGTACGAACTGTTTCGCCTTGAATTCGGTGCCGTTTGCAATCGGTGTATTCTTGCGTCACCCGACAGACTTTCGCGCTGGAGTGCTTGAAGCGATCAACGCCGGCGGCGATACCGACACGACCGCGGCCATGGTTGGCGCGATGATCGGAGCCAACGTTGGTTTGGAAGGTATTCCTCTGGAGTGGCGACACTTTTTGATGGAACACTATAGCGATGACTACGGCGAATTGCTTTCCTTGGGCAGTGCGCTTTTCATGCAGGCCACGGGGAAGGTTGAGTAA
- a CDS encoding NUDIX domain-containing protein, which produces MVKKLTKKYKFATIATDVVIFTIKDEKPQVLLIKMKKKPFADSWAVPGGLVHGDESVDRAARRHLFSKTGLKDVYLEQLYTFGSVDRDPFGRVVSVAYFALIPNADLKLKTTSEYAGVQWCPVDKLPKLAYDHKEVVSKAVERLQAKLGYTNIVFGLLPPEFTLSELQKTYEIILGKKLDKRNFRKKLFSLKLVQSTGGRKAGDANRPAELYRFASKHPQLIEIL; this is translated from the coding sequence ATGGTCAAGAAATTAACCAAAAAATACAAATTTGCCACTATTGCTACCGATGTGGTTATTTTTACCATCAAAGACGAAAAGCCGCAGGTACTACTGATTAAGATGAAGAAAAAACCTTTTGCTGACTCGTGGGCAGTACCGGGCGGGTTAGTACATGGTGATGAATCGGTTGACCGAGCGGCACGCCGTCATCTTTTTTCTAAAACCGGTCTCAAAGACGTTTATCTCGAACAGCTTTATACTTTTGGTAGTGTTGATCGCGATCCTTTTGGTCGGGTAGTGTCGGTTGCTTATTTTGCCCTGATTCCGAATGCCGACTTGAAACTAAAAACCACCAGTGAATATGCCGGAGTGCAATGGTGTCCGGTAGATAAATTGCCAAAACTTGCCTATGACCACAAAGAGGTGGTGAGTAAAGCGGTAGAAAGACTGCAGGCTAAACTTGGTTATACCAATATTGTTTTTGGGCTGCTACCGCCAGAGTTTACTTTGTCGGAGCTACAAAAGACTTACGAAATAATACTCGGTAAGAAATTAGATAAAAGAAACTTTCGCAAAAAATTGTTTAGTCTGAAACTGGTGCAAAGTACCGGTGGTCGCAAAGCGGGGGATGCTAATAGACCGGCTGAGCTTTATCGTTTTGCCAGCAAACACCCGCAGCTAATCGAGATCCTTTAA
- a CDS encoding isochorismatase family protein, with protein MKNVTIGPHDAVIAVDLFQKAFRFGGGLPIVGGDGLVIPAINFISLPWGYVVASIDQHQLGNISFASSYRNVPVPKIGYPEITLEMVRKNWADYYVGPAAKFTAKQLVDYLENVVSCSQVLWPNHGTVEAGDGVISPPFIEVSLDYILFKGTDVLCDSYSAFVDNLGRPTGLADELRRCGIKRVFLIGLAFDYCVGWSALDGVKESFEVYIVENLTKSVGFPANSVEAMREQLLATGVKIITTADISTM; from the coding sequence ATGAAAAATGTTACTATTGGTCCGCATGACGCGGTCATTGCCGTCGATTTGTTTCAGAAGGCTTTTCGCTTCGGTGGCGGATTGCCGATAGTGGGCGGTGATGGTTTGGTTATTCCGGCGATTAACTTTATTTCCCTGCCGTGGGGATATGTTGTTGCCAGTATTGACCAGCATCAGCTGGGAAATATTTCTTTCGCCAGCTCGTACCGAAACGTGCCGGTACCGAAAATCGGTTATCCGGAAATAACCCTGGAGATGGTACGGAAAAACTGGGCGGATTATTACGTCGGTCCGGCTGCCAAGTTTACCGCGAAGCAGTTGGTTGATTATTTGGAAAACGTCGTTTCCTGCTCGCAGGTTCTCTGGCCGAACCATGGTACGGTCGAAGCCGGTGACGGTGTTATTAGTCCGCCGTTTATCGAAGTGTCGCTCGACTACATTCTGTTCAAGGGAACAGATGTGTTATGTGACAGCTACTCCGCTTTTGTCGACAATCTCGGTCGTCCGACCGGTCTTGCCGATGAATTGCGTCGATGCGGTATTAAGCGCGTTTTTTTGATTGGACTTGCTTTCGACTATTGCGTCGGTTGGTCAGCGCTCGACGGCGTGAAGGAAAGTTTCGAGGTCTACATTGTTGAAAATCTGACCAAGTCGGTCGGCTTTCCGGCTAATTCGGTCGAAGCGATGCGCGAGCAGCTTCTCGCGACCGGGGTGAAAATCATCACCACCGCCGACATCTCGACGATGTAA
- a CDS encoding AAA family ATPase, with protein sequence MSKKPSKNQTTGLVLGKFAPFHAGHQYLVETAIKQTDRVIVLIYNCPETIDIPLDVRAEWIRQIYPQVEVIEAWDGPTESGHDPRVIKLNEDYILQKIKEPITHFFCSEWYGDHVSKALGAINCVVDEKRETFPVSGTIIRSNPHVYKKFLHPVVYKDFVKKIVFLGAESTGKTTITRELAKIYKTEWMPELGREYWEKNQIDGKLSEEQLLDLAYQHIEKEEELLLRANRYFFADTNAITTAMFSRYYHGHIHPQLECLARRVESRYDLYFVCDIDIPYEDDGARSGADHRLIFQQQIIEDLERRGINYILLRGDLGQRMRRVREYLNMLEKDQKIEENIGFFLYFSKMLRQFG encoded by the coding sequence ATGTCAAAGAAACCATCTAAAAATCAAACTACTGGACTCGTGCTCGGCAAATTTGCTCCGTTTCACGCTGGGCACCAGTATCTGGTGGAAACCGCAATCAAGCAAACCGACAGGGTGATTGTCCTGATTTACAATTGTCCGGAAACAATCGATATACCGCTTGATGTCCGTGCCGAATGGATTCGACAAATTTATCCGCAAGTGGAAGTGATAGAGGCTTGGGATGGACCGACCGAGTCAGGGCACGATCCGCGAGTGATAAAATTAAACGAAGATTATATTTTGCAAAAAATAAAAGAGCCGATCACGCATTTTTTTTGCAGTGAGTGGTATGGCGATCATGTTAGCAAGGCGCTTGGCGCTATTAACTGCGTGGTGGATGAGAAAAGAGAAACTTTTCCGGTGTCGGGAACGATAATTCGTTCCAACCCACATGTTTACAAAAAATTTTTACATCCGGTGGTTTACAAAGACTTTGTAAAGAAAATTGTTTTTCTTGGTGCCGAGTCAACCGGTAAAACCACCATTACTAGAGAGCTAGCCAAAATTTACAAAACCGAGTGGATGCCGGAACTAGGCAGAGAGTATTGGGAAAAAAACCAAATAGACGGAAAACTCTCGGAAGAGCAGCTGCTAGATCTAGCCTATCAGCATATAGAAAAAGAAGAAGAACTCCTTTTACGAGCGAACAGATATTTTTTTGCTGATACTAATGCTATAACCACGGCAATGTTTTCCCGCTATTATCACGGTCATATCCATCCGCAACTGGAGTGTCTGGCAAGAAGAGTGGAATCTCGCTACGATTTGTATTTTGTTTGTGATATAGATATCCCTTATGAAGACGATGGTGCCAGGTCCGGCGCCGATCACAGACTAATTTTTCAGCAGCAGATAATAGAGGACCTAGAAAGAAGGGGGATAAACTATATTTTACTTCGTGGCGACTTGGGACAGCGGATGAGACGGGTAAGAGAATATCTAAACATGCTAGAAAAAGATCAAAAAATAGAGGAGAATATTGGTTTTTTCTTGTATTTTAGTAAGATGTTAAGACAATTTGGCTAA
- a CDS encoding reverse transcriptase domain-containing protein gives MVKSFDELISLKNIFSCWRDFRRDKAKKPDVMEFERCLEDNIFKLHNELSSDCYRHGPYSTFHIYDPKHRVISKALVRDRLVHHVVFNELYRIFDPSFIYHSYSSRVAKGTHLAVLNLFHCLRQVSHNYTQTVYILKCDIKKFFWSVDHQKLLAIIQNKIKDEKFLWLINEIIGSFLSTKIAKGGGFKGFAYR, from the coding sequence ATGGTTAAGAGTTTTGATGAATTAATTAGTTTGAAGAATATTTTTAGTTGTTGGCGTGATTTTAGGAGAGATAAAGCCAAGAAGCCAGATGTTATGGAGTTTGAACGATGTTTAGAAGATAATATTTTTAAGCTTCATAATGAATTATCCTCCGATTGTTATCGCCACGGTCCCTATTCCACCTTCCATATCTACGACCCCAAGCATCGAGTTATCAGTAAGGCGTTAGTTCGTGATCGTCTAGTTCACCACGTGGTTTTTAACGAGCTCTATCGTATTTTTGATCCCAGCTTTATTTATCATTCCTATTCTTCCCGAGTTGCCAAGGGCACACATTTGGCGGTTCTCAACTTATTTCATTGCCTCCGCCAAGTTAGCCACAATTACACCCAAACCGTCTATATCCTCAAATGCGACATCAAAAAATTCTTTTGGAGCGTGGATCACCAAAAACTCTTGGCAATAATCCAAAACAAGATTAAAGACGAGAAGTTTCTTTGGTTAATCAACGAGATTATTGGGAGTTTTTTATCTACGAAAATTGCTAAGGGGGGGGGCTTTAAAGGGTTTGCCTATCGGTAA
- the avd gene encoding diversity-generating retroelement protein Avd, which translates to MIDTPIILKTYELYKIFYGYLELFPKKDKYALGGKCEEYILEIMELLIATSVGVRTDKSRLIQQASLKLDILKVFIRLVKDLNLLEDKKYIILQQQIQEIGRMIGGWQKSVQ; encoded by the coding sequence ATGATAGACACGCCGATTATCTTAAAAACTTATGAGCTGTACAAAATCTTTTACGGTTATTTGGAATTGTTTCCGAAGAAAGACAAATATGCTCTGGGTGGTAAATGCGAGGAATATATCCTAGAGATCATGGAACTGCTTATTGCTACCAGCGTAGGAGTCCGGACTGACAAATCTCGACTTATCCAGCAAGCCAGTTTAAAACTAGACATCTTAAAAGTATTTATCCGACTTGTCAAAGATTTAAACCTACTCGAGGATAAAAAGTACATTATCTTGCAACAACAAATTCAAGAAATTGGGAGAATGATTGGTGGTTGGCAAAAGTCGGTTCAATAA
- the pnuC gene encoding nicotinamide riboside transporter PnuC — translation MSIFEIIGVIFGVWSVYLTVKQKVLSWPVGLVSVVALGIMFFQIKLYADAMEQIYYVITGFVGWYLWKYGGEKKSELKVSLLNNKQRVIGAGIVLALSAVLGYLLDTYTDASLPYLDSVTTVMSLCAQLLLTKKIFENWILWIIVDVMALGIYTYKGVYLTTGLYVIYLVLASGGFVQWYKSLVANKKYVKETI, via the coding sequence ATGAGTATCTTTGAAATCATCGGAGTGATATTTGGTGTCTGGTCAGTATATCTGACTGTAAAACAAAAAGTACTCAGTTGGCCGGTGGGGCTAGTCAGCGTCGTGGCGCTAGGCATAATGTTTTTCCAGATAAAACTTTACGCTGATGCCATGGAGCAGATTTATTACGTCATTACCGGCTTTGTCGGCTGGTATCTATGGAAATATGGGGGAGAGAAAAAAAGCGAACTAAAGGTTTCGCTACTAAACAACAAGCAGCGAGTGATCGGCGCCGGGATTGTCTTGGCACTATCAGCAGTACTTGGATATTTGCTCGACACTTATACCGACGCTTCACTGCCTTATCTGGATTCAGTCACTACAGTCATGAGTCTATGCGCGCAGCTACTGCTCACTAAAAAGATTTTCGAAAACTGGATTTTATGGATTATCGTCGACGTCATGGCACTTGGTATTTATACCTATAAAGGCGTCTATCTGACTACCGGTCTTTACGTCATTTACCTAGTATTAGCTAGCGGCGGTTTTGTGCAGTGGTATAAATCACTAGTCGCTAACAAAAAGTATGTCAAAGAAACCATCTAA